The genomic region GCCAGGAATGAGCGTGTGCTGGTTACTACACTCACTAAGCGCATGGCGGAAGATTTAACCGATTATTTTTCGGATCACCAAATCAAGGTACGGTACTTACATTCTGATATCGATACGGTAGAACGCGTTGAAATTATCCGCGATTTGCGTTTGGGGCAGTTTGATGTGCTGGTTGGGATTAATTTGTTACGTGAAGGTTTGGATATTCCTGAAGTTTCACTGGTCGCGATATTGGACGCTGATAAGGAAGGCTTCCTGCGCTCGGAAAGGTCACTGATTCAAACTATCGGCCGTGCTGCCCGTCATATCAACGGCACGGCCATTTTGTACGCTGAAACCATAACCAGATCCATGCGTGTTGCGATTGATGAGACAAATCGCCGACGTCAGAAGCAGATAGACCATAACGTGCAGCATCAAATTATTCCCCGATCGGTGCATAAAAGAATTAAAGATCTCATCGATGGCGTTTATAACTATGAATCATCGCAGCAAAACCTCAAAGCAGCACAAACACAGGCACGTTATGATGCCATGAGTGAATCGCAATTGGCCAAGGAGATTCAACGTGTTGAAAAAAAAATGCTCAGTGCTGCAAAGAACTTGGAATTTGAACAAGCAGCACGCTATCGAGATGAACTGAAAAGTCTGAAGAATAAATTGCTGATCGGTTTTCCTGATATGACATAACCCGGTTATTTTTTAATCTGCGTAGAAGTCACAAAAACAATCGTGCTGAATGTGCGATTCAAAGTCTTGCTGGTAAAGTTGCTCATGACCATACTTCCAAAGTAGCGGATATGGTCGCCTTTATTTACCTGAGTCGTGGGTGCGGCAATCCAGAACTTATGTCCGCTATTCTCCAATTCCATATAGGTGTAACCGCCGGCATCCATCGTGTCAACAACAATTCCTTCATTGTCAGGCATCTTTTCTTTGGATTCTTGTGTATTCTGCGGCTCATGGTGTAAAGCCATGACACTGGAAGAATTGAATAACGAGCATCCGAGAAGGATGATGAGGGATAAAAATGAAATTTTCATGATACTCCATAGCAACGGTGTTGATCGGTGCAATATAATACACCTCGGCATTATTTAGTGCCAATAGTGGAAGATAGCGATGAGTATTTATCTTGGCGTACTTTTTCAAAAAAGCAAATAGCGGCCGCCGCCGCGACATTCAGGGATTCAGTTTTACCAGGCATGGTAATAGCGATATTCAGGTGTGCTGCTTGAATCATTTCTGCAGATAATCCAGCACCTTCATTGCCAAATAGAAAAGCCGTAGGTCCAGCCAATGAAATTTCAAAAAGATTCTTCGTGGCTTGTATCGAGGTGGCGATGACAGTTCCCGGAAACTGTTGCGCAATCTGTTTTAAGTTGCTATTTTCATAAATATGCAAAAAGAAATGTGCACCCATTGCAGCGCGTAATGTTTTGGGTGACCAGGCATCTGCGCAATGTTTTGACAGGTAGATATGGCTGGCATTGGCGGCGGCTGCCGAGCGCAATATCGAACCCAGATTTCCAGGATCCTGAATCGTTTCCAGTAGAACGCTAAGCACTTCTTTTCTGGTATGAGTTTTCCCTTGCAATGCTGGTTTTGAGATAAGCGCGAGAATTCCTGTAGGTGTCTTGACTGGAGATATTGCGCGAAATAACGAATCGCCGACAATAGTTATTTTCGGAGGTTTATATCCAAAAATTATGTCCATAAAATGTTTATTATCGGTATCTGCAAAATAAGATTCGCTGACGATCAGATTCTCGGGCTTGCCTAATATTGAACAATGAATTTGAATGAGATGAATGCCGTCAAGGAGTGTCAGGCCGGTTCTCTTGCGATATTGCGATGATTCTTCCAGCTTGATCAGTCGTTTAATAAGCGGGTGATCGCGTGAAGTGATAACTGGCATAAATAAATCCCGCAAGTATCGAAACTATTGCAGTAAAGTTCCGCAATTATTGATTTTTGTAGCGGTATTCTGCCGATAAAGCATGTGCTTGTAATCCCTCTCCCATCGCGAGCACTGAGGCAATTTCCCCTAACTTTGCAGCTCCCTGTTGCGAAACCTGGATCAAGCTGCTGCGTTTCTGAAAATCATATACCCCCAATGGGGAAGAGAAGCGTGCGGTTCTTGATGTCGGTAATACATGATTAGGACCGGCGCAATAATCTCCTAATGCTTCGCAAGTATGGCGGCCCATGAAAATAGCACCGGCATGACGGATTTTATCAATCCAGTTTTCTGGTTGCTCGATGGATAACTCAAGATGTTCAGGTGCGATGCGATTGGCAATTGCACAGGCTTCATCCAGATCGTGCACTTGAATCAAAGCGCCGCGATTTTCCAGTGAAGTGCGAATGACATCTCTGCGGGGCATTGTTGTCAACAAACGATTCAAGCTGTGCATTACCTGGTCGAGAAAATCAGCATCAGGTGATAACAATATCGATTGGGCTAGCTCATCGTGTTCGGCTTGGGAAAACAAATCCATAGCAATCCAGTCCGGATCGGTCCGGCCATCACAAATGACTAAAATTTCAGATGGTCCGGCGACCATGTCGATGCCGACGATACCGAACACCCTGCGTTTGGCGGCTGCAACATAAGCATTGCCCGGGCCGACAATTTTATCCACAGCGGGTACGGTTTCGGTACCATACGTCAATGCGCCGATAGCCTGAGCACCACCGATAGTGAATACACGATCCACTCGACTGATCGCCGCTGCCGCCAGAACCATATGATTCCTCTCGCCATTCGGTGTCGGTACGACCATGATCAATTCTTTTACCCCAGCAACTTTAGCCGGAATAGCGTTCATCAGAACCGAAGAAGGGTAGGAGGCTTTTCCTCCGGGAACATAGAGTCCGACACGATCCAATGGCGTTATTTTTTGACCTAATAACGTACCTTCCGAGTCGATATATTGCCATGAATGCATCAACTGTTTTTCATGGTAGCTGTGGACCCGCTCGGCTGCTTGTTCCAGAGCAGTTCGCTGGTTTGATGGCAAAACGGTCAGAGATTGCTGCAAATGATCCTGCGTAAGCTCAAAATCCTTACCGGAAACTGCTGATAGTCTGTCAAATCGATTGGTATACTCGATCAAGGCAGCATCTTTACGCTGCTTAATATCTGCAAGAATCTTGGATACGGTTAATTCGACTGCGTCGTCCTGAGCATTCTCGAATGCCAGAAGTTTCTCCAGATGGGAATCAAAATCAGAGTCTTTTGAATTAAATCGTTTTATTTCTATCATGGTTAAGAGGAATGAATGTCGAAAAATTATGGTTTGACAGCTGCAGAAAATGCATCCAATACCGGCTGGATGGTATCTCTTTTTAACTTTAAGGCTGCCTGATTAATAATCAATCTTGACGAAATGGCCATGATTTCTTCCACCGCTTTCAGATGGTTAGCTTTTAAGGTGCTACCGCTTGAGACGAGATCGACGATGGCATCCGCCAAGCCCACCAAAGGGGCTAATTCCATCGAACCATACAATTTTATCAGATCGACATGCACGCCTTTGGCAGCAAAATGTTCGCGCGCAGTTTGTACATATTTGGTGGCAATGCGTAGCCGCGCGCCTTGTCGAACCGCAGAGTCGTAATCAAAATCTTCAGGTGCTGCCACCATCATGCGGCAGCGTGCAATATTCAGGTCCAGTGGTTGGTAAAGCCCTGCACCCCCATGCTCCAGCAGCACATCCTTGCCGGCGATGCCAAGATCAGCAGCGCCATACTGCACATAAGTTGGCACATCCGATGCGCGTACTATGATCAGACGTACATTCGCTCGATTAGTAGAGAGAATCAGTTTGCGCGATGTTTCCGGGTTGTCCAGTGCCTCAATTCCTGCGGCATTGAGTATAGGTGCGGTGTCATCAAAGATTCGCCCTTTTGACAGGGCGATGGTGATATCAGTCATAAAAAAGTGGAATTACCCAAGATTAGCTGCAGCAAAATCCCAATTGATCAATTTCTCCAGAATTGCGTTCGCATAATCGGCACGGCGATTCTGATAATCCAGATAGTAAGCATGCTCCCAAACATCAATAGTCAATAATGGCCGGACATTTTTTGTCAGCGGGGTTTCGGCGTTGCCGGTTTTGACTAAGGCGATTTTATCGCCATCCTGAACCAACCATGCCCAACCGCTTCCAAACTGAGTCAATGCAGCTTGTGCAAATTCTTTTTTGCAAGCTTCCAGACTGCCGAATGAAGCTTCAATTTTTTGTTTCAGGGTCGATGAGGGTTCCCCGCCGCCATTGGGCTTCAAACTATGCCAATAGAACATATGATTCCAGACTTGTGCGGCATTATTGAAAATCGCAGCTTTTTCCGTTTGCCCGGCGGTTGCCTTGATGATTTGCTCCAAGGATTGTCCTGCCAGATCGCTGTTTGCCAGCAGATTATTCAAGTTGTCGACATAGGTTTTGTGATGTTTGCCATAGTGAAAACTCAGTGTATTTGAAGATATCACAGGTTGTAGCGCAGTATCCGAATAAGGCAATGGGGCCAGGACATACTGCGTCCCGGATTGTGCCGCTTGGGAAAAATTGTCAAGATTGACATTCGTCATAGTGCTCTCCTTATTAAATGGGATATTAGAGTTTATAGTAATTATTATTACCGAATTCAATCATGATCCGAAATAATGATCAATTTGCATTATTCGTTTCAGTGGTGAAAGTGATTTTATTGTAACCTGCCAAGCGCGCGG from Nitrosomonas ureae harbors:
- a CDS encoding TrmH family RNA methyltransferase; protein product: MPVITSRDHPLIKRLIKLEESSQYRKRTGLTLLDGIHLIQIHCSILGKPENLIVSESYFADTDNKHFMDIIFGYKPPKITIVGDSLFRAISPVKTPTGILALISKPALQGKTHTRKEVLSVLLETIQDPGNLGSILRSAAAANASHIYLSKHCADAWSPKTLRAAMGAHFFLHIYENSNLKQIAQQFPGTVIATSIQATKNLFEISLAGPTAFLFGNEGAGLSAEMIQAAHLNIAITMPGKTESLNVAAAAAICFFEKVRQDKYSSLSSTIGTK
- the hisD gene encoding histidinol dehydrogenase; this encodes MEIKRFNSKDSDFDSHLEKLLAFENAQDDAVELTVSKILADIKQRKDAALIEYTNRFDRLSAVSGKDFELTQDHLQQSLTVLPSNQRTALEQAAERVHSYHEKQLMHSWQYIDSEGTLLGQKITPLDRVGLYVPGGKASYPSSVLMNAIPAKVAGVKELIMVVPTPNGERNHMVLAAAAISRVDRVFTIGGAQAIGALTYGTETVPAVDKIVGPGNAYVAAAKRRVFGIVGIDMVAGPSEILVICDGRTDPDWIAMDLFSQAEHDELAQSILLSPDADFLDQVMHSLNRLLTTMPRRDVIRTSLENRGALIQVHDLDEACAIANRIAPEHLELSIEQPENWIDKIRHAGAIFMGRHTCEALGDYCAGPNHVLPTSRTARFSSPLGVYDFQKRSSLIQVSQQGAAKLGEIASVLAMGEGLQAHALSAEYRYKNQ
- the hisG gene encoding ATP phosphoribosyltransferase, whose translation is MTDITIALSKGRIFDDTAPILNAAGIEALDNPETSRKLILSTNRANVRLIIVRASDVPTYVQYGAADLGIAGKDVLLEHGGAGLYQPLDLNIARCRMMVAAPEDFDYDSAVRQGARLRIATKYVQTAREHFAAKGVHVDLIKLYGSMELAPLVGLADAIVDLVSSGSTLKANHLKAVEEIMAISSRLIINQAALKLKRDTIQPVLDAFSAAVKP
- a CDS encoding superoxide dismutase yields the protein MTNVNLDNFSQAAQSGTQYVLAPLPYSDTALQPVISSNTLSFHYGKHHKTYVDNLNNLLANSDLAGQSLEQIIKATAGQTEKAAIFNNAAQVWNHMFYWHSLKPNGGGEPSSTLKQKIEASFGSLEACKKEFAQAALTQFGSGWAWLVQDGDKIALVKTGNAETPLTKNVRPLLTIDVWEHAYYLDYQNRRADYANAILEKLINWDFAAANLG